A single Pseudomonas brassicacearum DNA region contains:
- a CDS encoding vWA domain-containing protein: MLLNLFNEMRAAKVPVSVRELLDLINALKQRVIFADMDEFYYLSRAILVKDERHFDKFDRAFAAYFNGLEKLDDHLQALIPEDWLRKEFERSLSDEERAQIQSLGGLDKLIEEFKKRLEEQKERHAGGNKWIGTGGTSPFGSGGFNPEGIRVGDAGKRQGKAVKVWDQREYKNLDDQVELGTRNIKIALRRLRKFARQGAAEELDIDGTIDHTARDAGLLNIQMRPERRNTVKLLLLFDIGGSMDAHVKICEELFSACKTEFKHLEYFYFHNFVYESVWKNNLRRTSERTSTQDLLHKYGADYKVIFIGDAAMAPYEITQAGGSVEHWNEEAGYVWMQRFMEKYKKLIWINPYPKDTWGYTASTNIVRELVEDRMYPLTLRGLEEGMRFLSK; encoded by the coding sequence ATGCTGCTTAACCTGTTCAATGAGATGCGCGCCGCCAAGGTGCCCGTGTCGGTGCGTGAACTGCTGGACCTGATCAACGCGCTGAAACAGCGGGTGATCTTCGCCGACATGGACGAGTTCTATTACCTGTCCCGGGCGATCCTGGTGAAGGACGAACGGCATTTCGACAAGTTCGACCGAGCGTTCGCCGCTTACTTCAACGGCCTGGAGAAACTCGACGATCACCTCCAGGCGCTGATTCCCGAAGACTGGTTGCGCAAGGAGTTCGAGCGTTCGCTGAGCGACGAAGAGCGGGCGCAGATCCAGTCCCTCGGTGGCCTGGACAAGCTGATCGAAGAATTCAAGAAACGCCTGGAAGAACAGAAGGAACGCCATGCCGGCGGCAACAAGTGGATCGGCACCGGCGGCACCAGCCCGTTCGGCTCCGGCGGCTTCAACCCCGAAGGCATCCGGGTCGGCGACGCCGGCAAGCGCCAGGGCAAGGCCGTGAAGGTCTGGGACCAGCGCGAGTACAAGAACCTCGACGACCAGGTGGAATTGGGCACCCGCAACATCAAGATCGCCCTGCGTCGCTTGCGCAAGTTCGCCCGCCAGGGTGCGGCCGAAGAGTTGGACATCGACGGCACCATCGACCACACCGCCCGCGACGCCGGCCTTTTGAACATCCAGATGCGCCCGGAACGACGCAACACCGTGAAGCTGTTGCTGCTGTTCGACATCGGCGGCTCGATGGATGCCCACGTGAAAATCTGCGAAGAACTGTTCTCGGCCTGCAAGACCGAGTTCAAGCACCTGGAGTACTTCTACTTCCACAACTTCGTCTACGAATCGGTGTGGAAGAACAACCTTCGCCGCACTTCGGAGCGCACTTCGACCCAGGACCTGCTGCACAAGTACGGCGCCGACTACAAAGTGATCTTCATCGGCGATGCCGCCATGGCGCCTTATGAAATTACCCAGGCCGGCGGCAGCGTCGAACACTGGAACGAAGAAGCCGGTTATGTGTGGATGCAGCGCTTCATGGAGAAGTACAAGAAGCTCATCTGGATCAATCCGTACCCCAAGGACACCTGGGGTTATACCGCCTCGACCAACATCGTGCGCGAGTTGGTGGAAGACCGGATGTATCCGCTGACCTTGCGGGGGTTGGAGGAAGGGATGCGGTTTCTTTCCAAGTGA
- a CDS encoding AAA family ATPase — protein sequence MKFEGTSAYVATDDLKLAVNAAITLERPLLVKGEPGTGKTMLAEQLAESFGARLITWHIKSTTKAHQGLYEYDAVSRLRDSQLGVDKVHDVRNYLKKGKLWEAFESQERVILLIDEIDKADIEFPNDLLQELDKMEFYVYETDETIKAKQRPIIIITSNNEKELPDAFLRRCFFHYIAFPDRVTLQKIVDVHYPDIKKDLVSEALDVFFDVRKVPGLKKKPSTSELVDWLKLLMADNIGEAVLRERDPTKAIPPLAGALVKNEQDVQLLERLAFMSRRGTR from the coding sequence ATGAAGTTCGAAGGCACCAGCGCCTACGTGGCCACCGATGACCTGAAACTGGCCGTGAACGCCGCTATCACCCTGGAGCGGCCATTGCTGGTCAAGGGCGAACCGGGCACCGGCAAGACCATGCTGGCCGAACAACTGGCCGAGTCCTTCGGCGCGCGCCTGATCACTTGGCACATCAAGTCCACCACCAAGGCCCACCAGGGCTTGTACGAGTACGATGCGGTCAGCCGCCTGCGGGACTCGCAGTTGGGCGTGGACAAGGTCCACGACGTGCGCAACTACCTGAAGAAAGGCAAGCTCTGGGAAGCGTTCGAGTCCCAGGAGCGGGTGATCCTGCTGATCGACGAAATCGACAAGGCCGACATCGAGTTCCCCAACGACCTGCTGCAAGAACTCGACAAGATGGAGTTCTACGTCTACGAGACCGATGAAACCATCAAGGCCAAGCAACGGCCGATCATCATCATTACCTCCAACAACGAAAAGGAACTGCCGGACGCGTTCCTGCGCCGCTGCTTCTTCCACTACATCGCCTTCCCCGACCGCGTCACCCTGCAGAAAATTGTCGATGTGCATTACCCGGACATCAAGAAGGACCTGGTCAGCGAAGCGCTGGACGTGTTCTTCGACGTGCGCAAGGTGCCGGGCCTGAAGAAAAAGCCTTCCACTTCCGAACTGGTGGACTGGCTCAAGCTGCTGATGGCCGACAACATCGGCGAAGCGGTACTGCGCGAACGTGATCCGACCAAAGCCATCCCGCCGCTGGCCGGCGCCCTGGTCAAGAACGAACAGGACGTGCAATTGCTTGAACGCCTGGCGTTCATGAGCCGTCGCGGCACTCGCTGA
- a CDS encoding DUF748 domain-containing protein has product MKRRYRWPLWVFAAIAAVLVALHFTLPYLVRDYLNDKLADMGDYRGQITDVDLALWRGAYRINGLEIVKVDGKVPVPFVSAPLVDLSVSWHSLWYDHAVVAEVEFARPEVNFVDGGADRQNSQTGRGTNWREQLEKLLPITFNEVRIRDGKVTFRNFNSKPPVNLRATDVNASFYNLTNVVDTEGKRDARFEGKARVAGHAPLEMQATFDPLSNFEDFDFRLRARNIELKRLNDFAAAYGKFDFNAGHGDLVIEAEADNAKLSGYIKPLLHDVDVFDWQQDVEDKNKNIFRSVWEALVGTGETALKNQRKNQFATRVELSGNVHQQDISAFEAFLQILRNGFIQAFNARYEQPPPSAD; this is encoded by the coding sequence ATGAAGCGTCGATACCGTTGGCCATTGTGGGTTTTCGCCGCCATCGCCGCGGTGCTGGTGGCCCTGCATTTCACCTTGCCTTACCTGGTACGCGACTACCTGAACGACAAACTGGCCGACATGGGCGATTATCGCGGCCAGATCACCGACGTGGACCTGGCCCTGTGGCGCGGTGCCTACCGGATCAACGGCCTGGAAATCGTCAAGGTCGATGGCAAGGTCCCGGTGCCGTTCGTCAGCGCGCCGCTGGTGGACCTGTCTGTGAGCTGGCATTCGCTTTGGTATGACCATGCGGTGGTCGCCGAGGTTGAATTCGCCCGCCCGGAAGTGAACTTCGTCGACGGCGGCGCCGACCGCCAGAACTCCCAGACCGGCCGGGGCACCAACTGGCGCGAGCAACTGGAAAAACTGCTGCCCATCACTTTCAACGAAGTGCGCATCAGGGACGGCAAGGTCACCTTTCGCAACTTCAACTCCAAGCCACCGGTCAACCTGCGGGCCACCGACGTCAACGCCAGCTTCTACAACCTGACCAACGTGGTCGACACCGAAGGCAAGCGCGACGCCCGTTTCGAAGGCAAGGCCCGGGTGGCCGGACATGCGCCGTTGGAAATGCAGGCCACCTTCGACCCGTTGAGCAACTTCGAGGATTTCGATTTCCGCCTGCGGGCCAGGAACATCGAGCTCAAGCGCCTGAACGATTTTGCCGCGGCTTATGGCAAATTCGATTTCAATGCCGGCCATGGCGATCTGGTGATCGAGGCCGAAGCCGATAACGCCAAGCTCAGCGGCTACATCAAGCCATTGCTGCACGATGTCGATGTGTTCGACTGGCAGCAGGACGTGGAAGACAAGAACAAGAACATCTTCCGCTCGGTCTGGGAAGCGCTGGTCGGCACAGGCGAAACGGCCCTCAAGAACCAGCGCAAGAACCAGTTCGCCACCCGGGTGGAGCTCAGCGGCAATGTTCACCAGCAGGACATCAGCGCCTTCGAAGCCTTCCTGCAGATCCTGCGCAACGGTTTCATCCAGGCCTTCAATGCCCGTTATGAACAGCCACCGCCGTCGGCCGATTAG
- the cysK gene encoding cysteine synthase A: MSRIFADNAHSIGNTPLVQINRIAPRGVTILAKIEGRNPGYSVKCRIGANMIWDAESSGKLKPGMTIVEPTSGNTGIGLAFVAAARGYKLMLTMPASMSIERRKVLKALGAELVLTEPAKGMKGAIDKATEIMASDPAKYFMPQQFDNPANPAIHEKTTGPEIWNDTDGAVDVLVAGVGTGGTITGVSRYIKNVCGKPILSVAVEPEVSPVITQAMAGQEIKPSPHKIQGIGAGFVPKNLDLSIVDLVERVTDDESKAMALRLMQEEGILCGISCGAAMAVAVRLAEKPEMQGKTIVVILPDSGERYLSSMLFSDLFTDQEIQQ; encoded by the coding sequence ATGAGCCGTATATTCGCTGACAACGCCCATTCCATCGGTAATACGCCGCTGGTGCAGATCAACCGCATTGCCCCGCGCGGTGTGACCATCCTGGCCAAGATCGAGGGGCGTAACCCAGGGTATTCGGTCAAGTGCCGGATCGGCGCGAACATGATCTGGGACGCTGAAAGCTCGGGCAAACTCAAGCCGGGCATGACCATCGTCGAACCGACTTCGGGCAACACCGGGATCGGCCTGGCGTTTGTCGCTGCCGCCCGTGGCTACAAGCTGATGCTGACCATGCCCGCCTCCATGAGCATCGAGCGGCGCAAGGTGCTCAAGGCCCTGGGCGCGGAACTGGTGCTCACCGAACCGGCGAAGGGGATGAAGGGGGCGATCGACAAAGCCACCGAGATCATGGCCAGCGATCCAGCCAAATACTTCATGCCGCAGCAGTTCGATAACCCGGCGAACCCGGCGATCCACGAAAAAACCACCGGCCCGGAAATCTGGAACGATACCGACGGTGCGGTGGACGTGCTGGTAGCGGGCGTGGGCACTGGCGGAACCATTACCGGGGTTTCGCGGTACATCAAGAACGTTTGTGGCAAACCGATCCTGTCGGTGGCGGTCGAGCCCGAGGTTTCGCCGGTGATTACCCAAGCGATGGCGGGCCAGGAGATCAAGCCCAGCCCTCACAAGATCCAGGGGATCGGTGCCGGGTTCGTGCCGAAGAACCTCGATCTGTCGATCGTTGACCTGGTCGAGCGGGTCACTGACGACGAATCCAAGGCCATGGCCCTGCGCTTGATGCAGGAGGAGGGCATCCTCTGCGGGATCTCTTGTGGCGCGGCGATGGCCGTGGCCGTGCGCCTGGCGGAAAAACCGGAAATGCAGGGCAAAACCATCGTCGTGATCCTGCCGGATTCGGGCGAGCGGTACTTGTCGAGCATGTTGTTCAGTGATCTGTTTACCGACCAGGAGATCCAGCAGTAA
- a CDS encoding aspartyl/asparaginyl beta-hydroxylase domain-containing protein, translating into MTVSFAAKASVLLLFLGSTLYVHLRGKARLPVLRQFVNHSALFAPYNALMYLFSGVPSKPYLDRSKFPELDVLKDNWQVIRDEAMHLFDEGYIRAAEKNNDAGFGSFFKKGWKRFYLKWYDKPLPSAELLCPRTVALVSQIPNVRGAMFALLPGDSHLNPHRDPFAGSLRYHLGLSTPNSDDCRIFVDGQIYAWRDGEDVMFDETYVHWVKNETPQTRVILFCDVERPLKSRLMTRLNRTISAFLGRATAPQNLDDEHVGGINRAYAWSKSFSDGISGRVKQFKRKYPKAYRVMRPVLAVVVLTALGYWLFV; encoded by the coding sequence ATGACCGTTTCGTTTGCCGCCAAGGCCTCGGTGTTGCTGCTGTTTTTGGGCAGTACGCTTTATGTGCATTTGCGTGGCAAGGCACGTCTGCCGGTGTTGCGCCAGTTCGTCAACCACTCGGCGCTGTTCGCCCCCTATAACGCCTTGATGTACCTGTTCTCCGGCGTGCCCTCCAAGCCTTACCTAGATCGCAGCAAGTTCCCTGAACTGGATGTGCTCAAGGACAATTGGCAAGTCATTCGCGACGAGGCCATGCACCTGTTCGACGAGGGCTACATTCGCGCAGCCGAGAAGAACAACGACGCGGGTTTCGGCTCGTTCTTCAAGAAGGGCTGGAAGCGTTTCTACCTCAAGTGGTACGACAAACCGCTGCCCTCGGCTGAGCTGCTGTGTCCCAGGACGGTCGCGCTGGTCAGCCAGATCCCCAATGTCCGGGGCGCCATGTTTGCCCTGCTGCCGGGTGACAGCCACTTGAATCCGCACCGAGACCCCTTCGCCGGTTCGTTGCGTTATCACCTGGGGCTGTCCACCCCCAATTCCGACGACTGCCGGATCTTCGTCGACGGCCAGATCTACGCCTGGCGCGACGGCGAAGATGTCATGTTCGATGAAACCTATGTGCACTGGGTCAAGAACGAAACCCCACAGACCCGCGTGATCCTGTTCTGTGATGTCGAGCGGCCCTTGAAAAGCCGGTTGATGACCCGCCTCAACCGCACCATCAGTGCGTTCCTCGGTCGCGCCACGGCGCCACAGAACCTGGATGATGAACACGTCGGTGGCATCAACCGGGCTTATGCCTGGAGCAAATCGTTCAGCGATGGCATCAGTGGCCGGGTCAAGCAATTCAAGCGCAAGTATCCCAAGGCCTACCGGGTGATGCGGCCCGTGTTGGCAGTGGTGGTGCTGACGGCGCTTGGCTATTGGTTGTTCGTTTAA